AACACCCTAGTTAGTATTATTGTTTCAACTTTGTTTTATATGTTTTTTATTAGAGTTTTTAAAATTTAATAAAATTAAAATATTAATTGACTTTCTAAATTTTACCATGTATAATTTCTCCTAAGTTTTATAAAAACCATTTTATTTTAAAGGAGAATGTATCATGAGTTTTTCATTCAAGAAGGTGGTGGCAATTATGCTTCTTTCAGCTGTTGCGGCTTTTGCAAAGCCTACGATTTACATTTTAGCTACTGGTGGTACCATAGCTGGTTCAGGTGCAAGCGCTCTTGATTCTAGTTATACTTCGGGCACAGTTACGGTTGATAAACTAATCGCCGCAGTTCCTGAGATCAACAAGATCGCAACCATCAAAGGTGAGCAAATTTCACAAATCGGCTCTCAAGAGATGAACAACGAGGTTTGGCTAAAACTTGCAACTCGCGTAAATGAATTACTAACTAGCGGCAAAGCTGACGGTGTCGTTATCACTCACGGTACTGACACTATGGAAGAGACCTCATATTTTCTTGACTTAACAGTAAAAAGTGACAAACCTATCGTATTTGTAGGTGCTATGAGAAATAGCGGTTCACTAAGTGCAGACGGTCCTTTGAACTTATTTAACGCTGTAAATGTAGCTATAAGCAAAGAAGCTGTAGGTAAAGGTGTTTTGGTTACAATGAATGACGAAATTCATGCTGCTCGCGAAGTAACAAAAACAAACACAACTGCAGTTGATACATTTAAGTCGCCAAACAGCGGTAAAATCGGTACTGTATTTTACGGAAATGTAAAATTCTATATGAACCCTATCCGCAAACACACTGTAAATTCAGCATTTGATATCACTAAGATCAAAGAACTTCCACGTGTTGACATCATCTATAGCCATGCAAATGACAATCCTGACTTTGCAAATATCGCTATCAAAAACGGTGCAAAAGGCATAATCAGCTCAGGTATGGGTAACGGCAATCCATTTCCAACTGTTCTTGAGGCACTTGGAGAAGGTGTTAAAAAAGGCGTTGTAGTAGTTAGGGATTCTCGTGTAGGAACAGGTGAGACTACTCTAAACGGCGAAGTTGATGATGCTAAATACGGTTTTTTGGCAAGTGATAATCTAAACGCTCAAAAAGCTAGAGTTCTTTTAATGCTAGCTCTTACACAAACAACAGATAAAGCTAAAATTCAAGAACTATTCTTAACTCATTAATATAGTAGATAGAGCGCAAAAGGTTACAAGTTAGCCTTTTGCGTGCTTTTACAGTGTTTTGTTTTTTTGCAGTGTATACCGTGCTTACTTCGTAAAATTCGACTTAATTCAGCCACTTAAGGCTCATCATGAACTATCTTCTCTTTGTTGTTACGTTTTTTCCTATTAGTTTTATGCCTGGCATTAATATGACTCTTGCTTTAAGTGTTGGTATGAGTATAGGCTATATGCGAGCTATACCTATGATATTAGGGCAACTTGTAGGTGTTGTTTTGGTTAGTTTTTTGTGTATTTTAGGGGCCGCTACGCTACTAATAAGATATGAATTTGTGTTTGAGATGATAAGAATTTGCGGTGCGATTTACATCATATATCTTGGCATTATGCTATTTTTTAGTCGTGGCAAACTATCTGTAAAAAGTTATAAGGGAGATATGAATAAAAGAACTTTATTTACACAAGGACTTATAATATCGTTTTCAAATCCAAAGGCTTGGATATTTTTCGCGGCTATTTTGCCACCTTTTTTAGATAAGCAAGATCCGTTTGGGACTGGCATGTGTCTGCTTGTCTTTTTGCTCGCCCTTGTAGAATTTACCTGTCTTAGTATCTACTCTTTGGGTGGTGCGGCACTAAAAAGGATACTTTTTAATCATCTTCGAATGTTAGAAATTTTTACTGCTAGTTTGATGTGTTTTATTGGGATTTGGATGATTTTAAGCTAAATTTAGACACACTTATAAGCCAGAGCCCAAATTTAAAGAGCTTATATGTTTAAATTTTAGTCGCCAAAGCGATTAAATATACCATCAAGCGCGAAGCATTTACTCTTTACTCTACCTTTTTAAAATATACGTAGTTCTCGTTCTTGCCAAAGATTTTTAACCCTTTGTTATCCTTTAGGTCAAGTCCGCGAAATAGCATAAATAGTGGTTTTGTATTATCAATACCATCTAAATTTATAAACTCGCCTTTTGTTACTTTTGTAAAATATATATCTACTCTGTTGCTCCTTACTATACCTTTACATACGACTTCATAATGTTCAACAAGGCTTAAATTTATCTGTGTCGCACCATCGCTCTCTATCTTGCCGATACTTAGTGAGTAGCCATCTTTTTGACTTTGATTACCTCCTGCATATGTGCCTTTCCACAGCTTGTCGCGGTATGGTTGAAACAGTGCTTCTATCGCACCAAATGCCTCTCTGGCGTTTTTAGGGGCTTCGTTTATGCCACGACTTCGTATGTTTTTGTTCCTGTCATCGTAGCTTGCGCCTAGCGCCCACGAACCACCGTCAAAGACCGGCATGTCTGGCTTATACTCCCTCGTTAAATATCCCAGCGTCCGCCTCTATCGTGCCGCTTAAAGGGTGGTCTTCGTCGATGGTGATGAGCGCCTTGCCGTCTGCTCTCTCTACCTTGTAGCTCTCGCCACCAAAGCGGTTCATTGCAACAT
This is a stretch of genomic DNA from Campylobacter sp. RM6914. It encodes these proteins:
- a CDS encoding LysE family translocator, coding for MNYLLFVVTFFPISFMPGINMTLALSVGMSIGYMRAIPMILGQLVGVVLVSFLCILGAATLLIRYEFVFEMIRICGAIYIIYLGIMLFFSRGKLSVKSYKGDMNKRTLFTQGLIISFSNPKAWIFFAAILPPFLDKQDPFGTGMCLLVFLLALVEFTCLSIYSLGGAALKRILFNHLRMLEIFTASLMCFIGIWMILS
- a CDS encoding type II asparaginase; the encoded protein is MSFSFKKVVAIMLLSAVAAFAKPTIYILATGGTIAGSGASALDSSYTSGTVTVDKLIAAVPEINKIATIKGEQISQIGSQEMNNEVWLKLATRVNELLTSGKADGVVITHGTDTMEETSYFLDLTVKSDKPIVFVGAMRNSGSLSADGPLNLFNAVNVAISKEAVGKGVLVTMNDEIHAAREVTKTNTTAVDTFKSPNSGKIGTVFYGNVKFYMNPIRKHTVNSAFDITKIKELPRVDIIYSHANDNPDFANIAIKNGAKGIISSGMGNGNPFPTVLEALGEGVKKGVVVVRDSRVGTGETTLNGEVDDAKYGFLASDNLNAQKARVLLMLALTQTTDKAKIQELFLTH
- a CDS encoding DUF5991 domain-containing protein, translating into MPVFDGGSWALGASYDDRNKNIRSRGINEAPKNAREAFGAIEALFQPYRDKLWKGTYAGGNQSQKDGYSLSIGKIESDGATQINLSLVEHYEVVCKGIVRSNRVDIYFTKVTKGEFINLDGIDNTKPLFMLFRGLDLKDNKGLKIFGKNENYVYFKKVE